Proteins encoded within one genomic window of Bacillus thuringiensis:
- a CDS encoding MOSC domain-containing protein, whose protein sequence is MTNEYQIVSLNIGLPKEVKYGGKVIHTGINKKGVKEPVFLSYVKFNGDGQADLVHHGGVDKAVCVYTGDHYPYWEKELNQVLVYGAFGENITVSGMREEDVCIGDTFQIGEAIVQVTQPRQPCFKLAKKYNIPKLPLYFQETGYTGFYFRVIKEGWVSPVDALKLLKSDPKGVTVAFANRIMHKEKQNMEGLKRILEVQALSTSWRNTFEKRMRGEEINTKERLEGKN, encoded by the coding sequence ATGACAAATGAATATCAAATAGTATCTTTAAATATAGGATTACCAAAAGAGGTTAAGTACGGTGGAAAGGTAATTCATACAGGTATTAATAAAAAAGGAGTAAAGGAACCAGTATTTTTATCCTATGTAAAATTTAATGGAGATGGGCAAGCGGACTTAGTCCATCATGGAGGAGTAGATAAAGCAGTTTGTGTTTATACTGGTGACCACTATCCATATTGGGAAAAAGAATTGAATCAAGTTCTTGTGTATGGGGCCTTCGGAGAAAATATAACAGTGAGTGGCATGCGAGAAGAGGATGTTTGTATTGGTGATACATTTCAAATTGGAGAAGCAATTGTACAAGTAACACAGCCAAGACAACCTTGTTTTAAATTAGCTAAGAAATATAATATCCCCAAGTTACCACTATATTTTCAAGAAACAGGATATACAGGGTTTTATTTTCGCGTAATAAAAGAAGGGTGGGTATCACCTGTTGATGCGTTAAAGTTACTGAAGTCTGATCCAAAAGGAGTTACAGTAGCATTTGCTAATCGTATCATGCATAAGGAAAAACAAAATATGGAAGGGCTAAAAAGGATATTAGAAGTACAGGCACTTTCTACTAGTTGGAGAAATACATTTGAAAAGCGAATGAGAGGAGAAGAAATTAACACGAAGGAAAGACTAGAAGGAAAAAATTAA
- a CDS encoding GNAT family N-acetyltransferase: protein MGNVENFEKFLLEEPKREQLFPLFEEVFGITTQTLNDFSEKGYWDDTYKALSFLQEDEVIANVAAFSLPLLINGEKINAAGIQSVMTHPNFRRQGLMTQLMNKMIEEIDKKCECALLFTEKPELYTSFGFKVVQEYLMTIPYENNKNDSLLRKLDYYNVDNRQLIHETIDSSQRLSNNFSTLNFHPSFYLNIYESEWNEKLYYSEKLDALIVYEVDNEKLKLYGVFAPVIPVLDEICGEIAERFTEIEFYFSPDQLGVEDVQFTELQSSKYLMVRSNRELDLKGYKFPVLVEF, encoded by the coding sequence ATGGGGAATGTTGAAAATTTTGAAAAATTTCTTTTAGAAGAACCGAAAAGAGAGCAGTTATTTCCTTTATTTGAAGAAGTGTTTGGGATTACAACTCAAACATTAAATGATTTTTCGGAGAAAGGATATTGGGATGATACATATAAAGCTTTATCATTTTTACAAGAAGATGAAGTAATTGCAAATGTTGCGGCATTTTCGCTGCCATTACTAATTAATGGTGAAAAAATAAATGCAGCGGGTATTCAATCAGTAATGACACATCCTAATTTTCGTAGACAAGGGCTAATGACACAATTAATGAATAAAATGATAGAAGAAATCGATAAGAAATGTGAATGTGCATTATTGTTTACCGAAAAACCTGAACTGTATACATCATTTGGATTTAAAGTTGTGCAGGAATATTTGATGACTATACCATACGAAAATAATAAAAACGATTCACTACTTAGAAAATTAGATTACTATAATGTAGATAATAGGCAGTTAATACATGAAACTATTGATAGTAGCCAAAGACTTTCAAATAATTTTTCAACATTAAATTTCCACCCTTCGTTTTATTTGAATATATATGAATCGGAATGGAATGAGAAATTGTATTATTCAGAGAAACTAGATGCTCTAATTGTGTATGAAGTAGATAATGAAAAGTTGAAATTATATGGAGTGTTTGCACCAGTAATTCCAGTTTTAGATGAAATATGCGGGGAAATCGCTGAAAGATTTACAGAAATCGAATTCTACTTCTCTCCAGATCAATTAGGGGTTGAGGATGTACAGTTTACAGAATTACAGTCAAGTAAGTATTTAATGGTTCGAAGTAATAGAGAGTTGGATTTGAAAGGTTATAAATTCCCAGTATTAGTAGAATTTTAA